In one Bombyx mori chromosome 4, ASM3026992v2 genomic region, the following are encoded:
- the LOC101738810 gene encoding transmembrane 9 superfamily member 2: MSLQAFVIFSFLFLTPIKGFYLPGLAPVNYCKTTEDPGKSCKTEIPLYVNRLNTEESIIPFEYHHFDFCTTNEDQSPVENLGQVVFGERIRPSPYKLKFLEDTKCKAVCKKTYRGSDTDSTKKLNLLKMGMTLCYQHHWILDNMPVTWCYLVNEGGKMYCSTGFPMGCQVRKDNMDTCASIVTIPAKVGAYYLVNHVDLEITYHSGGDEDWAVSFGENGGRIISAKVKPASIRHENENNLDCTVRNNPQEIPATLDSDKTLDVIYTYSVTFIKNNNIKWSSRWDYILESMPQTNIQWFSILNSLVIVLFLSGMVAMILLRTLYKDIARYNQMECGEDAQEEFGWKLVHGDVFRPPRRGMLLAVFLGSGSQVFGMTLVTLAFACLGFLSPANRGALMTCALVVWVLLGAAAGYVSARVYKSFGGRRWKSNILLTSTVCPGVVFSLFFVMNLVLWGKDSSAAVPFSTLVALLALWFGVSVPLTFIGAYFGFRKRILDHPVRTNQIPRQIPEQSLYTQPIPGIIMGGVLPFGCIFIQLFFILNSLWSSQMYYMFGFLFLVFVILVITCSETTILLCYFHLCAEDYHWWWRAFFSSGSTAGYLFIYCCHYFVTKLNIEDAASTFLYFGYTLIMVFLFFLLTGTIGFMACFWFVRKIYSVVKVD; encoded by the exons ATGTCACTCCAGGCGTTTGTGATTTTTTCATTTCTGTTTTTAACACCTATTAAGGGTTTTTATTTACCTGGTTTAGCCCCCGTGAACTATTGCAAAACAACCGAAGATCCTGGAAAATCATGCAAG ACAGAGATTCCTTTATATGTGAATAGGCTGAATACAGAAGAATCTATTATTCCATTTGAATACCACCACTTTGATTTCTGTACTACAAATGAGGACCAATCGCCTGTTGAAAATCTCGGTCAAGTAGTTTTTGGTGAGAGAATCCGTCCTAGTCCTTATAAACTAAAGTTTCTTGAGGATACAAAATGTAAAGCAGTATGCAAGAAGACATACAGAGGCTCCGATACAGATTCtacaaaaaaacttaacttgctGAAGATGGGTATGACATTGTGCTACCAACATCACTGGATTTTGGATAATATGCCAGTGACCTGGTGTTACCTAGTCAATGAAGGTGGTAAAATGTACTGCAGTACTGGTTTTCCAATGGGTTGCCAAGTTCGTAAAGATAATATG GACACGTGTGCTTCGATAGTTACTATACCTGCAAAGGTTGGTGCCTATTACCTTGTTAACCATGTGGATCTGGAGATTACATACCACAGTGGTGGTGATGAAGATTGGGCTGTAAGCTTTGGTGAAAATGGAGGCCGCATTATATCTgctaag gtAAAGCCAGCCAGCATAAGACATGAAAACGAAAACAACTTAGACTGTACTGTTCGGAACAATCCTCAAGAAATACCAGCAACACTTGACAGTGATAAGACTTTGGACGTAATTTATACGTACAGTGTTACATTTATAAAGAACAACAACATTAAATGGTCATCGAGATGGGACTACATATTAGAATCAATGCCGCAGACCAATATCCAATGGTTCTCGATTTTAAACTCCTTGGTGATAGTCCTGTTCCTCAGCGGAATGGTTGCTATGATATTGCTAAGGACCCTCTATAAagacatcgctagatacaaccAAATGGAATGTGGTGAAGATGCTCAG gAGGAATTCGGTTGGAAATTAGTTCACGGTGACGTCTTTCGACCTCCTCGTCGGGGCATGCTGCTGGCTGTCTTCTTAGGATCTGGATCTCAA GTGTTCGGCATGACACTTGTGACGCTGGCGTTCGCGTGCCTCGGGTTCCTGTCGCCGGCCAACCGCGGCGCGCTGATGACGTGCGCGCTCGTGGTGTGGGTGCTGCTGGGCGCCGCCGCCGGCTACGTCAGCGCGCGCGTCTACAAGAGCTTCGGCGGACGAAGATGGAAGAGCAATATCCTACTCACTTCCACTGTCTGTCCCGG CGTTGTTTTCTCTCTGTTCTTCGTGATGAACTTGGTGCTGTGGGGTAAGGACTCGTCGGCCGCGGTGCCGTTCTCGACGCTGGTGGCGCTGCTCGCCCTGTGGTTTGGAGTGTCTGTGCCGCTGACGTTCATCGGGGCCTACTTCGGCTTCAGAAAGAGG ATCCTGGACCATCCAGTGCGCACCAACCAGATCCCGCGGCAGATCCCCGAGCAGTCCCTGTACACGCAGCCGATACCCGGCATCATCATGGGAGGAGTTTTGCCCTTCGGTTGCATCTTTATACAGCTGTTCTTCATACTCAACTCCCTGTGGTCTAGCCAG atGTACTATATGTTCGGCTTCCTGTTCCTGGTCTTCGTGATCCTGGTGATCACGTGTTCGGAGACGACGATCCTGCTGTGCTACTTCCACCTGTGCGCCGAGGACTACCACTGGTGGTGGCGCGCCTTCTTCAGCTCTGGCTCCACGGCCGGTTACCTGTTCATCTACTGCTGTCACTACTTCGTCACCAAGTTGAACATCGAGGACGCTGCCTCCACCTTCCTCTACTTCGGTTACACTCTGATCATGGTGTTCTTATTCTTCCTTCTGACCGGCACGATCGGCTTCATGGCCTGTTTCTGGTTCGTCAGGAAGATCTACAGCGTAGTGAAAGTAGATTAA
- the LOC101739752 gene encoding DNA excision repair protein ERCC-5 → MGVTGLWRLIEPTGKPVPVETLENKVLAVDISIWLHQMVKGYQDAKGAPLANAHLMGLFQRLCKLLYFRIKPIFVFDGGFPDLKKETISKRQDHKAKYNSESERIKRELALLLSKKTAINSLLGKQISPKKNVAQTENEDNIFKLPELPKKNQESESDSEEESSSGSSVDLHSMDLNSEHFKNMPLKEKYDLLVELKETRKMNSWGRLHELPKKSDSFSDFQMQRLLKRRKLQECFEETEKEMGVTGMSLKDLESLLNEEGIDTNVDTLPTKRIASNDNTRFLLINNIKQALAEAKQRNDAKDQASTSNRVEEINIEKEKSPVKDELECDLEMAIKMSMECVSETDTATYNSKTDDSWTSCLTDTDYSDSEDEYEVPDMSTAKAYIMQYSDFTNIAIEKLVSEKSNNKNKAHASKLDEILEEINREKALIESKLEISSEEDNKVQDIDLTSDCAETVPVQKDKEPAVEAFSVELKQNHKVEAADGVVEDSKEIGQLTVLNVSDKEQNIDIIERKEMPIKAIDSSQSSVICIHSSDEDILSFDVENTDKRNPEISKDSESDEDDFEDVPEINSNPKTVVQLILNTNTIPDKNDLFADIFENTEAVDVHVETEKVEQKGRNELKSDIRDQLKVVTDDTTKNEFRKESTEVVETNLQNETVNCIIQHENDEKATNSDKNLKLLQERTVVKEPISTEKLNTIVGEIQSKENSLIQEKGRLDRVGRNITEQMTKEAQELLQIFGIPYIVAPMEAEAQCAFLETINLTDGTITDDSDIWLFGGRTVYKNFFNQKKHVLQFLADRIEKSYNLSREQLVLLALLVGSDYTTGVSGVGPVTALEILASFPFNKKQSNESVKKSRYAEMVAGLQEFKVWVRAGRRTDNISLKKKLKNVNLSEDFPSVRVVQAYLEPNVEKSNEKFTWGELDITILRDYTKEKFGWSQNKLDEIIKPVLKRMQEKKLQRSVEDYFKKNVNLQSLEDQMSKRVKAAVQKMGPNILNTLEDLIPSTQVQATIAKKRKKIKNESNKSGPTQPKLKKNLEEKLLISQGVKVISETSEGRTKKIEIQIPKTDRVQEIIPQREKEKQSLLQNKLKAIEIFRKTKIDRKKKAFKKKVILPKNDAELSETDSE, encoded by the exons ATGGGAGTCACTGGATTGTGGCGGTTGATTGAACCGACAGGAAAGCCAGTTCCAGTAGAAACGTTGGAAAATAAGGTTTTAGCTGTTG ACATCTCAATATGGTTGCACCAGATGGTGAAAGGTTACCAAGATGCCAAAGGAGCCCCTTTAGCAAATGCTCACTTGATGGGCTTGTTCCAACGGCTTTGCAAACTTCTCTACTTCAGGATAAAACCAATTTTCGTCTTTGATGGTGGCTTTCCAGACTTGAAGAAAGAAACAATT tctAAAAGACAAGATCACAAGGCGAAATATAATTCAGAATCTGAAAGAATAAAGAGAGAATTAGCTCTTCTTTTAAGCAAAAAAACTGCTATCAACAGTTTGCTTGGAAAGCAGATTTCACCAAAAAAGAATGTAGCTCAAACTGAAAATGAAGATAATATATTCAAATTGCCAGAACTCCCGAAGAAGAACCAGGAGAGTGAATCAGA tTCTGAGGAAGAAAGTTCAAGTGGCTCCTCTGTTGATCTACATTCAATGGATCTAAACTCTGAACATTTCAAAAACATGCCTCTTAAAGAGAAGTATGATCTACTTGTAGAGTTAAAAGAAACAAGAAAAATGAATTCTTGGGGAAGATTACATGAATTACCAAAGAAAAGTGACAGTTTTTCTGATTTCCAG ATGCAAAGATTGTTAAAACGAAGGAAACTACAGGAATGTTTTGAAGAAACTGAGAAAGAAATGGGTGTTACAGGAATGTCATTAAAAGATTTAGAATCACTACTTAACGAGGAAGGTATTGATACTAATGTTGATACATTACCGACAAAAAGAATAGCGTCCAATGATAATACAAGATTCTTacttataaataacataaagCAAGCTTTAGCTGAAGCTAAGCAAAGAAACGACGCCAAAGATCAAGCAAGCACGAGTAATAGGGTagaagaaataaatattgaaaaagaaaagtCACCAGTTAAAGATGAACTTGAATGTGATTTAGAGATGGCCATTAAAATGTCTATGGAATGTGTAAGTGAAACTGACACAGCTACTTATAATTCGAAGACTGATGATTCTTGGACATCCTGTTTAACTGATACAGATTATTCAGACTCTGAAGATGAATATGAAGTACCAGATATGTCAACAGCAAAAGCTTATATCATGCAGTATAGTGATTTCACTAATATTGCTATTGAAAAACTTGTTTcagaaaaaagtaataataaaaataaagctcaTGCTTCCAAATTAGATGAAATATTAGAAGAAATAAATAGAGAGAAAGCATTAATTGAAAGTAAATTAGAAATATCATCTGAAGAAGACAATAAAGTTCAAGATATTGACCTTACTTCAGATTGTGCTGAAACTGTTCCTGTGCAAAAAGACAAAGAGCCTGCAGTAGAAGCATTCAGTgtagaattaaaacaaaatcataaagtaGAGGCTGCTGATGGTGTTGTTGAGGATAGCAAAGAAATTGGTCAGCTTACAGTTCTGAATGTAAGTGATAAAGAACAAAATATCGATATTATTGAAAGAAAAGAAATGCCAATAAAAGCTATTGATTCTTCGCAATCCTCAGTAATTTGTATTCACAGTTCTGATGAGGATATTTTATCTTTTGATGTAGAAAACACTGATAAACGCAATCCTGAAATATCCAAGGATTCTGAATCGGATGAAGACGATTTTGAGGACGTGCCGGAAATAAATTCTAATCCCAAAACTGTTGTGCAACTAATATTAAATACCAATACTATACCAGATAAGAATGATCTGTTTGCAGATATCTTTGAGAATACAGAGGCTGTAGATGTTCATGTGGAAACTGAAAAAGTGGAACAAAAAGGGCGCAATGAACTAAAAAGTGATATACGCGATCAATTAAAAGTTGTAACCGATGACACGACCAAAAACGAGTTTAGAAAAGAGAGCACAGAAGTAGTAGAGACTAATTTACAAAATGAAACAGTAAATTGTATTATTCAGCACGAAAATGACGAAAAAGCTACTAATTCGGACAAAAATCTGAAACTTTTACAAGAGAGAACTGTAGTCAAAGAGCCGATATCAACTGAAAAGTTGAATACAATCGTAGGTGAGATTCAGTCAAAAGAAAATTCTCTAATACAAGAGAAAGGTCGATTAGATCGTGTTGGTAGAAACATAACAGAACAGATGACTAAAGAAGCTCAGGAGTTACTGCAAATATTCGGAATTCCTTATATCGTCGCACCAATGGAAGCAGAGGCACAGTGTGCCTTCCTTGAGACCATTAATCTAACTGACGGAACAATCACAGATGATAGTGATATTTGGCTATTTGGGGGTAGAACTGTGTACAAAAATTTCTTTAATCAAAAGAAACATGTTCTACAGTTTTTAGCTGACAGAATAGAAAAATCATATA ACTTAAGTCGTGAGCAGCTTGTTTTACTAGCTCTGTTAGTGGGCAGTGACTACACTACCGGGGTGTCTGGAGTAGGTCCAGTCACCGCACTAGAAATCTTAGCGTCTTTTCCTTTCAACAAAAAGCAATCGAATGAAAGCGTTAAGAAATCGCGATATGCCGAAATGGTGGCTGGCTTACAAGAATTTAAGGTGTGGGTGCGTGCCGGGAGAAGAACAGATAATATTAgcttaaagaaaaaactgaaGAATGTGAATTTGTCCGAAGATTTTCCCAGTGTTCGC GTTGTACAAGCATACTTAGAACCGAATGTTGaaaaaagtaatgaaaaatTTACATGGGGTGAATTAGACATCACAATACTTCGAGATTATACAAAAGAGAAATTTGGTTGGTCACAAAATAAACTCGACGAAATAATTAAACCAGTTTTAAAAAGAATGCAAGAGAAGAAACTGCAGAGGTCAGTTGAAGATTATTTCAAGAAAAATGTCAACTTGCAATCTTTGGAGGATCAAATGAGCAAAAGGGTGAAAGCAGCGGTACAGAAAATGGGAccgaatatattaaatacacttgaaGACCTTATTCCGAGTACACAAGTTCAGGCAACAATTgctaagaaaagaaagaaaataaaaaatgaatcaaATAAATCAGGCCCTACACAGCCTAAGTTGAAGAAAAATCTAGAAGAAAAGCTCCTCATTAGTCAGGGGGTAAAAGTCATTTCAGAAACCAGTGAAGGTAGAacgaaaaaaattgaaatacaaattCCTAAAACGGACCGAGTTCAAGAAATCATTCCacagagagagaaagagaaacaGAGCTTATTGCAGAATAAATTGAAGGCTATTGAAATATTCAGGAAGACCAAAATCGATCGCAAGAAAAAAGCTTTTAAAAAGAAAGTTATATTACCAAAAAACGATGCAGAACTCTCAGAAACTGATAGTGAATAA
- the LOC101739888 gene encoding suppressor of hairless protein, with the protein MPHQYGGGAGGASPPAPVGAYPRYASAAGPGAGAYRPEERRLTREAMERYLRDRSDMVVVILHAKVAQKSYGNEKRFFCPPPCIYLFGDGWRLRRERMLREGETEQAAQLCAFIGIGNSDQDMQQLDLNNGKQYCAAKTLYISDSDKRKHFMLSVKMFYGNGHDIGIFNSKRIKVISKPSKKKQSLKNADLCIASGTKVALFNRLRSQTVSTRYLHVENGNFHASSTQWGAFTIHLLDDNESESEEFAVRDGYVHYGSTVKLVCSVTGMALPRLIIRKVDKQMALLEADDPVSQLHKCAFYMKDTERMYLCLSQERIIQFQATPCPKEPNKEMINDGACWTIISTDKAEYQFYEGMGPVRSPVTPVPLVHSLNLNGGGDVAMLELAGDNFTPSLQVWFGDVEAETMYRCAESMLCVVPDISQFRGQWLWVRQPTQVPVSLVRNDGIIYATGLTFTYTPEPAPRPVCPPVDDVMRPDSAWHDHRLPDNTLQ; encoded by the exons ATGCCGCACCAGtacggcggcggcgcgggcggTGCGTCGCCGCCAGCGCCGGTGGGCGCGTACCCTCGCTACGCCAGCGCAGCTGGTCCTGGCGCTGGCGCCTATCGTCCCGAAGAACGACGTCTCACCCGTGAGGCCATGGAGAGATATTTACGTGATCGCTCTGATATGGTAGTTGTAATTTTACATGCAAAAGTAGCACAGAAATCTTATGGAAatgaaaaacgttttttttgccCGCCTCCATGTATATACCTCTTTGGTGATGGATGGCGCCTCCGGCGAGAACGCATGCTAAGAGAGGGAGAAACGGAACAGGCAGCTCAACTGTGTGCATTCATTGGGATTGGTAATTCAGACCAAGACATGCAACAATTGGATCTCAACAATGGTAAACAGTATTGTGCTGCAAAAACCTTGTACATATCTGATTCAGATAAACGAAAACACTTTATGCTATCTGTAAAAATGTTCTATGGAAATGGACATGATATTGGTATATTCAACAGTAAAAGAATTAAAGTAATTTCAAAGCCTTCCAAAAAGAAGCAGTCATTAAAAAATGCTGACTTATGTATAGCTAGTGGAACAAAGGTAGCTCTATTTAACAGACTAAGGTCACAGACAGTGTCAACCAGATATTTGCATGTGGAAAATGGTAATTTTCATGCATCATCTACCCAATGGGGGGCATTTACTATTCATCTACTGGATGATAATGAGAGTGAGTCTGAAGAGTTTGCAGTGAGAGATGGATATGTTCACTATGGATCTACAGTAAAACTAGTCTGTTCTGTGACTGGTATGGCTTTACCAAGGCTTATTATTAGAAAG GTAGATAAACAAATGGCTTTACTAGAGGCTGATGATCCAGTATCGCAGCTACACAAATGTGCTTTTTATATGAAGGATACGGAGAGAATGTATCTATGCCTATCCCAGGAACGAATTATACAGTTCCAGGCAACTCCATGCCCTAAAGAACCCAATAAGGAAATGATAAATGATGGAGCTTGCTGGACCATAATTTCGACTGATAAGGCTGAATACCAATTTTATGAAGGAATGGGACCCGTTAG GTCACCAGTAACACCGGTACCCTTGGTGCACTCATTAAATCTCAACGGGGGTGGCGATGTTGCCATGTTAGAATTGGCTGGAGATAATTTCACACCTTCCCTACAAGTGTGGTTTGGTGATGTTGAAGCGGAAACAATGTACAGATGTGCTGAGTCCATGCTGTGCGTAGTTCCAGATATATCACAATTCAGAGGGCAGTGGCTGTGGGTCCGGCAGCCTACGCAG GTTCCTGTATCATTAGTTCGCAACGACGGTATAATATACGCAACGGGGTTGACGTTCACGTACACGCCGGAGCCGGCGCCGCGGCCGGTGTGCCCGCCGGTCGATGACGTCATGCGGCCGGACTCCGCCTGGCACGATCACCGCCTGCCGGACAACACGCTGCAATAG